The proteins below come from a single Candidatus Zixiibacteriota bacterium genomic window:
- the pckA gene encoding phosphoenolpyruvate carboxykinase (ATP) has protein sequence MSNNLSSIKTPAPDKAGAFKSEFGLDTIGLTNLNTVYWNLNTEDLYEEILFRGEGIRSEAGPIIVHTGEKTARSTNDKFTVKESTTGKNIWWGEYNRPFNPDNFNALANRIRAFMQKRDVFVQDCYACADENYRLPVRVITEYAWHSLHARNMLIQPQTEQELKQFVPEFSIIDVPSFCAAPEIDGTASSAFVILNLEQRLCLIGNIGYAGEIKKSVFSILNYLLPQESVLTMHCGANTDSEGNTALFLGLSGTGKTTLSTDSIRNLVGDDEIGWNDEGIFNFEGGCYAKTLSLSPDDQPIIYSGARKFGTVLENVIYNPETKEIDFNDGSLTENTRAAYPLKFVENSVATSTGNHPKNIFLLTCDANGVIPPIARLTPEQAIYYFISGYTSKIPGTEMDLGKEPEATFSPCFAAPFMPHHPCKYAKMLKNKILRYNPQCWLINTGWIGGKYGVGKRVSIPQTRTLIHAALDGTLDNVDYHADPVFGFNIPEICKDIPKHILRPELTRDNPDAYRDKRRQLALLFIENFKKFADNMPREIIEAGPELPEKITV, from the coding sequence TTTACTGGAATCTAAATACCGAAGACTTGTACGAAGAAATTTTATTTCGGGGCGAAGGGATTCGCTCAGAAGCGGGGCCGATTATCGTTCACACCGGCGAAAAAACCGCCCGTTCCACCAACGATAAATTTACTGTCAAAGAATCGACCACCGGAAAAAATATCTGGTGGGGTGAATATAATCGTCCTTTTAATCCTGACAATTTCAACGCCCTGGCCAATCGCATTAGGGCATTCATGCAAAAAAGAGATGTTTTCGTTCAGGATTGTTACGCATGCGCGGATGAAAATTATCGTCTCCCCGTGCGAGTGATTACAGAATATGCATGGCACAGCCTTCATGCCCGCAATATGTTGATTCAACCGCAAACTGAGCAGGAACTCAAACAGTTTGTTCCCGAATTTTCGATTATAGACGTCCCCTCATTTTGCGCTGCGCCGGAAATCGATGGAACGGCTTCCAGCGCTTTTGTCATATTAAATCTCGAACAGAGATTATGCCTTATTGGAAACATCGGATACGCCGGAGAAATAAAGAAATCCGTGTTTTCTATCCTGAATTATCTATTGCCGCAAGAGAGTGTTTTAACCATGCACTGCGGCGCCAATACCGACTCCGAAGGAAATACGGCTCTCTTTTTGGGGCTTTCCGGAACCGGTAAAACGACGCTCTCAACCGACTCCATCCGTAACCTTGTTGGTGATGATGAAATTGGATGGAATGATGAAGGCATCTTTAATTTTGAGGGCGGCTGCTACGCCAAAACTCTTTCCCTCTCTCCCGATGACCAGCCGATAATCTACTCCGGCGCCCGCAAATTCGGAACCGTCCTCGAAAATGTAATTTATAATCCGGAAACTAAAGAAATCGATTTTAATGATGGCAGTCTCACTGAAAACACTCGCGCGGCATACCCATTGAAATTTGTTGAAAATAGCGTTGCAACCTCAACTGGCAATCATCCGAAAAACATTTTCCTGCTCACTTGCGATGCGAACGGCGTCATACCTCCCATCGCCCGCCTGACTCCCGAGCAGGCCATATATTATTTCATATCCGGATACACATCGAAAATCCCGGGCACTGAAATGGATTTGGGTAAAGAGCCTGAGGCTACGTTCAGTCCTTGTTTTGCTGCACCATTTATGCCGCACCATCCCTGCAAATACGCCAAAATGCTGAAGAATAAAATTCTCAGATACAACCCTCAATGCTGGTTAATCAATACCGGATGGATCGGGGGCAAATACGGCGTCGGCAAACGAGTGAGTATTCCGCAAACTCGAACGCTAATTCATGCCGCCCTCGACGGCACTCTTGATAATGTCGATTATCACGCAGATCCCGTCTTTGGCTTTAATATCCCTGAAATATGCAAAGACATCCCCAAACATATCCTCCGTCCCGAACTAACCAGGGACAATCCGGATGCGTATAGAGATAAGCGCCGTCAATTGGCATTGTTGTTCATCGAGAATTTCAAGAAATTCGCCGATAATATGCCGCGGGAAATAATAGAAGCCGGACCTGAATTGCCCGAGAAAATTACCGTTTAG
- a CDS encoding zinc ribbon domain-containing protein — MPTYQYICKHCQHEFEEFQSIVEEPISKCPKCGEKPQRLITGGAGFLLKGSGFYTTDYRSASYKKDAANDKPPIPKTDTAKKSDTSAKKISKD, encoded by the coding sequence ATGCCGACATACCAGTATATTTGCAAACACTGCCAGCATGAATTCGAGGAATTTCAGAGCATCGTCGAAGAGCCAATTTCAAAATGCCCCAAATGCGGAGAAAAGCCGCAGCGACTGATCACTGGCGGCGCTGGATTTTTATTAAAAGGCTCCGGATTTTACACGACTGATTACCGCTCTGCTTCATACAAAAAAGATGCCGCCAATGACAAGCCCCCGATTCCTAAAACTGACACCGCCAAAAAATCCGACACATCGGCAAAAAAGATATCAAAAGACTAA
- a CDS encoding FAD-linked oxidase C-terminal domain-containing protein: MSLEKTKIEIIKKTLPSERVFFNFNNYPEYTQDATEEIFVPDILFFAESENDIVTAINLCRENQIPFIARGAGTGYSGGALAINGGLLLSIEKMNSIKIDTDKQTAIVGPGAITGNIMKAAESKNLFYPPDPASFEESTIAGNLAENAGGLRCKKYGVTKDYAISIRGINSRGNILEIGHASPFGLLDLIVGSEGTLIVFTQITLRLIKKPVPGDTILATFNNAVNAASVVSQITASGIVPCIMEFMDKGAIECSNQYDPANAIDPAAALLLFETDGPNAKSEAEEIIKICRKLSPVILRRAKDEAERQTLWATRRNLSHAVKHVYKTKISEDVCVPPSRLSELVAFTNELAAEFEIDINSYGHAGDGNLHVNFLGVTGSERENIEIQDGVARLFKKTLELGGTLSGEHGIGIAKKKFIKDEFDPNTLNFMKRTKTVLDPFKILNPGKIFE, translated from the coding sequence ATGTCTCTGGAAAAAACAAAAATAGAAATTATAAAAAAAACCCTTCCCTCCGAACGGGTCTTTTTTAATTTCAATAACTATCCCGAATACACCCAGGACGCTACCGAGGAAATTTTTGTCCCCGACATTCTCTTTTTCGCCGAATCGGAAAATGATATAGTCACAGCCATCAATTTATGCCGGGAAAACCAAATCCCGTTTATCGCCCGCGGAGCCGGAACCGGATACTCCGGAGGAGCCCTGGCCATAAACGGCGGCCTCCTGCTCTCTATTGAAAAGATGAATTCAATCAAAATTGACACGGATAAACAAACAGCCATTGTCGGCCCCGGGGCTATCACTGGCAACATCATGAAAGCGGCCGAATCAAAAAATCTCTTCTACCCTCCCGATCCGGCCAGCTTTGAGGAATCAACCATTGCCGGAAACCTTGCCGAAAACGCCGGAGGATTGCGCTGCAAAAAATACGGTGTCACCAAAGATTATGCCATCTCCATTCGAGGCATCAACTCCCGAGGTAATATTTTAGAAATCGGCCACGCTTCTCCTTTCGGCCTTCTTGACCTTATCGTCGGATCGGAGGGCACCCTCATTGTTTTCACACAAATCACCCTCCGCCTGATAAAAAAACCTGTCCCTGGCGATACCATCCTGGCCACTTTCAACAATGCCGTCAACGCCGCTTCCGTCGTCTCTCAAATCACAGCTTCCGGAATCGTCCCGTGCATAATGGAATTCATGGACAAAGGCGCCATCGAATGCTCCAATCAGTACGATCCCGCCAATGCCATCGACCCCGCCGCCGCCCTTCTACTCTTTGAAACCGATGGCCCTAACGCCAAATCCGAGGCCGAAGAAATAATCAAAATCTGCAGAAAATTATCCCCCGTGATTTTGCGCCGCGCCAAAGATGAAGCCGAACGACAAACCCTCTGGGCCACCCGCCGAAATTTATCCCATGCCGTCAAGCATGTTTACAAAACTAAAATATCCGAAGATGTCTGTGTCCCTCCTTCCCGCCTGTCCGAATTGGTGGCGTTCACCAACGAACTCGCCGCTGAATTTGAAATCGATATCAACTCATATGGCCACGCCGGCGACGGCAACCTCCACGTCAATTTCCTCGGCGTGACCGGCTCGGAACGTGAAAACATCGAGATTCAGGATGGTGTGGCACGCCTGTTCAAAAAAACTCTCGAACTGGGAGGGACTCTTTCAGGCGAGCATGGCATCGGTATCGCCAAGAAAAAATTTATCAAAGATGAGTTTGACCCAAATACTCTTAATTTCATGAAGAGAACAAAAACCGTTTTAGACCCTTTTAAGATCTTAAATCCGGGAAAAATCTTCGAATAA